A genomic region of Trichothermofontia sichuanensis B231 contains the following coding sequences:
- the ispG gene encoding (E)-4-hydroxy-3-methylbut-2-enyl-diphosphate synthase → MQTLSPPANLPTSVPNPALSTDTAIRRRPTRSVPIGDVWVGSQHPVVVQSMINEDTLDIDGSVAAIRRLHEIGCEVVRVTVPSLAHAKAMEAIKAKLIRTYQNVPLVADVHHNGMKIALEVAKYVDNVRINPGLYVFEKPKPDRTEFTQAEFDEIGEKIRETLAPLVISLRDQGKSMRIGVNHGSLAERMLFTYGDTPEGMVESALEFIRICESLDFRNLTISLKASRVPVMIAANRLMVQRMDALGMDYPLHLGVTEAGDGEYGRIKSTAGIATLLAEGIGDTIRVSLTEAPEKEIPVCYGILQALGLRRTMVEYVACPSCGRTLFNLEEVLHKVRNATQHLTGLNIAVMGCIVNGPGEMADADYGYVGKQPGYISLYRGREEIRKVPEDQGVAALIELIKADGRWVDP, encoded by the coding sequence ATGCAAACTCTGTCTCCCCCCGCCAATCTACCGACTTCGGTCCCCAACCCTGCCCTATCCACGGATACTGCCATTCGCCGCCGCCCCACCCGATCAGTGCCGATCGGGGATGTGTGGGTGGGTAGCCAGCATCCTGTGGTTGTCCAGTCTATGATCAATGAAGATACCCTCGACATTGACGGGTCTGTAGCCGCCATCCGCCGCCTCCACGAAATCGGGTGTGAAGTGGTACGGGTAACGGTGCCCAGCCTCGCCCATGCCAAGGCAATGGAAGCCATCAAGGCCAAGTTAATTCGCACCTACCAGAATGTTCCCCTCGTGGCCGATGTCCACCACAATGGCATGAAGATTGCCTTAGAAGTGGCCAAATATGTCGATAATGTGCGGATCAATCCTGGCCTCTACGTGTTTGAAAAGCCCAAACCCGATCGCACCGAATTTACCCAAGCCGAGTTTGACGAAATTGGCGAGAAAATCCGGGAAACCCTAGCCCCCCTGGTGATCTCCCTGCGGGATCAGGGTAAATCCATGCGCATTGGCGTGAACCACGGCTCCCTCGCCGAACGGATGCTCTTCACCTACGGCGACACCCCCGAAGGCATGGTCGAGTCTGCCCTCGAATTTATCCGGATCTGTGAATCCCTGGATTTTCGTAACCTGACCATTTCCCTAAAAGCCTCCCGTGTGCCCGTGATGATTGCCGCCAACCGGCTGATGGTCCAACGGATGGATGCGCTGGGCATGGATTATCCCCTCCATCTAGGCGTCACCGAAGCAGGCGATGGGGAATACGGGCGCATCAAGTCCACTGCCGGCATTGCCACCCTCCTAGCCGAGGGCATCGGCGATACCATTCGGGTGTCCCTCACAGAAGCACCCGAAAAGGAAATCCCTGTCTGTTATGGCATTCTCCAGGCCCTGGGCCTGCGGCGGACAATGGTCGAATACGTCGCCTGTCCCTCCTGTGGCCGTACCCTGTTTAACCTTGAAGAAGTCCTCCATAAAGTCCGCAACGCCACCCAACACCTAACCGGGTTGAACATCGCCGTCATGGGCTGTATCGTCAACGGCCCAGGGGAAATGGCCGATGCCGACTATGGATACGTGGGCAAGCAGCCCGGTTATATTTCTCTCTATCGAGGCCGTGAGGAAATCCGTAAAGTTCCGGAGGATCAAGGCGTTGCCGCGTTAATTGAATTGATTAAGGCGGATGGTCGCTGGGTTGACCCTTAA
- the ctpC gene encoding carboxyl-terminal processing protease CtpC, which produces MTVTTNRLVIGATALMVTAVTVTGAGMHLSKSQAFFRESPKELIDEVWQIIDRTYVDATFNQVDWRAVRTEYLNRTYANQKAAYDAIREMLGKLDDPYTRFMDPDEFRNMQVDTSGELTGVGIQLAQDEKTKKLVVVSPIEDTPAAQAGLLPKDIIIKIDDKSTEGMDVNQAVNLIRGRVGTEVVLTVQRGDQQLVFPLKRARIEIHPVRYSLRQGPEGKIGYIRLVQFSSLAPKEMREAIEELERQQVDGYILDLRSNPGGLLQASVSIARLWLKEGEIVSTVSRVGSTDHQRANNSQLTNKPLVVLVNGGSASASEILSGALQDNDRAVLVGTKTFGKGLVQSVRPLGDGSGLAVTIAKYFTPDGNDINKAGIKPDIEVELTEAQIEALSRDGGAKIGTLDDPQFVRALEVLNQKIAATRGNRVESRLP; this is translated from the coding sequence ATGACAGTTACAACAAATCGACTGGTGATCGGTGCGACTGCACTCATGGTAACCGCTGTGACTGTCACAGGGGCGGGGATGCACTTATCCAAAAGTCAGGCTTTTTTCCGCGAAAGTCCGAAGGAACTCATTGATGAAGTGTGGCAAATTATCGATCGCACCTACGTCGATGCAACCTTCAACCAGGTGGATTGGCGGGCTGTCCGTACCGAATACCTGAACCGCACCTACGCTAACCAGAAAGCTGCCTACGATGCGATTCGGGAAATGTTGGGGAAGCTCGACGACCCCTACACCCGCTTTATGGACCCAGACGAGTTCCGTAATATGCAGGTGGATACCTCCGGTGAACTGACGGGGGTGGGCATTCAACTGGCCCAGGATGAGAAGACAAAGAAGTTGGTGGTGGTGTCTCCGATCGAAGACACCCCGGCAGCCCAAGCGGGCCTTCTGCCCAAGGACATTATTATCAAAATTGATGATAAGAGCACTGAGGGGATGGATGTGAATCAGGCCGTTAACCTGATTCGGGGGCGTGTGGGCACGGAAGTGGTCCTCACCGTTCAGCGGGGCGACCAACAACTCGTCTTCCCCCTCAAGCGCGCACGGATTGAAATTCATCCCGTGCGCTACAGCCTGCGCCAAGGTCCAGAGGGTAAGATTGGCTACATTCGGCTGGTGCAATTTAGCTCCCTGGCCCCCAAGGAAATGCGGGAAGCCATCGAGGAGCTGGAGCGGCAACAGGTGGATGGTTACATTCTGGATTTGCGATCGAATCCGGGGGGGTTACTCCAGGCGAGTGTCAGTATTGCCCGTCTCTGGCTTAAGGAGGGTGAGATTGTCTCTACGGTGAGCCGGGTGGGCAGTACCGATCATCAGCGGGCGAACAATTCGCAACTCACGAATAAACCCTTGGTGGTGCTGGTCAATGGCGGTTCCGCCAGTGCCAGTGAAATTCTGTCGGGTGCCCTGCAGGACAACGATCGGGCTGTGCTGGTGGGAACCAAGACCTTTGGGAAAGGGTTAGTGCAGTCCGTGCGACCCCTGGGGGATGGGTCGGGGCTAGCAGTAACCATTGCCAAGTACTTTACTCCTGATGGCAATGACATCAATAAGGCGGGCATTAAACCAGATATTGAAGTCGAGTTGACGGAAGCCCAAATCGAAGCCCTTTCCCGTGACGGGGGAGCCAAGATCGGTACCCTGGATGATCCCCAGTTTGTCCGGGCACTGGAAGTCCTCAATCAAAAAATTGCGGCCACACGGGGCAACCGAGTGGAATCCCGCTTGCCTTGA